From a single Eleginops maclovinus isolate JMC-PN-2008 ecotype Puerto Natales chromosome 18, JC_Emac_rtc_rv5, whole genome shotgun sequence genomic region:
- the fli1 gene encoding LOW QUALITY PROTEIN: Friend leukemia integration 1 transcription factor (The sequence of the model RefSeq protein was modified relative to this genomic sequence to represent the inferred CDS: inserted 2 bases in 2 codons), with protein sequence MDGTIKEALSVVSEDQSLFEPPYAAAAPLPKTDMTASGTQDYGQTHKINPLPPQQEWINQPVRVNVKREYEHMNGSSRESPVDCSVGKCNKLVGGNDASQMNYGNYMDEKNAPPPNMTTNERRVIVPADPSLWSQDHVRQWLEWAIKEYGLLEIDTAMFHNTDGKELCKMGKDDFLRLTTMYNAEVLLSHLNYLRESSSSLSYNTPSHTDPSPRLAAKEDPSYDAVRRTGWSNNMHGVKGSPVVPQNVTKSNEQPRPQPDPYQXLGPTSSRLANPGSGQIQLWQFXLELLSDSANAGCITWEGTNGEFKMTDPDEVARRWGERKSKPNMNYDKLSRALRYYYDKNIMTKVHGKRYAYKFDFHGIAQALQPHPTESSMYKYPSDLAYVPSYHAHQQKVNFVSPHPPSMPVTSSNFFGPTAPYWSSPTAGIYPNPNVPRHPNTHVPSHLGSYY encoded by the exons ATGGACGGAACTATTAAG GAGGCGCTATCAGTGGTGAGTGAAGACCAGTCCCTATTTGAGCCTCCATACGCTGCTGCTGCCCCTCTCCCCAAGACAGACATGACTGCATCTGGCACACAGGACTACGGCCAGACCCACAAAATCAACCCCTTACCCCCACAGCAGGAGTGGATCAACCAGCCAGTGCGGGTCAACGTCAAGAGAGAGTATGAGCACATGAATGGATCCAG caGGGAGTCTCCGGTGGACTGCAGTGTGGGTAAATGCAATAAGCTTGTCGGGGGTAACGACGCATCTCAGATGAACTATGGAAACTACATGGATGAGAAGAATGCCCCTCCCCCCAACATGACCACCAATGAACGGAGAGTCATTGTTCCTGCAG ACCCCTCGTTGTGGTCACAGGATCATGTGCGCCAGTGGCTAGAGTGGGCCATCAAGGAGTACGGCCTGTTAGAGATCGACACGGCCATGTTTCACAACACGGATGGCAAAGAGCTCTGCAAGATGGGCAAGGACGACTTTCTTCGGCTCACCACCATGTACAACGCCGAAGTGCTTCTCTCTCATCTCAATTACCTCAGGGAAA GTAGCTCATCATTATCCTACAATACGCCATCTCACACAGACCCATCCCCGCGTCTGGCTGCCAAAGAGG ACCCTTCATATGACGCTGTACGGCGGACAGGCTGGTCAAACAACATGCACGGTGTCAAAG GTTCACCCGTGGTTCCTCAGAATGTGACCAAGTCCAATGAGCAGCCCAGACCTCAGCCAG ATCCTTACC ATCTGGGCCCCACCAGTAGTCGCCTAGCCAATCCTG GTTCAGGTCAGATCCAGTTGTGGCAGT CTCTCGAGCTCCTGTCCGACAGCGCCAATGCTGGCTGCATCACCTGGGAGGGCACAAATGGCGAGTTCAAGATGACGGACCCAGATGAGGTGGCGCGGCGCTGGGGCGAGCGCAAGAGCAAGCCCAACATGAACTACGACAAGCTGAGCCGTGCGCTGCGCTACTACTATGACAAAAATATCATGACCAAGGTGCACGGCAAGCGTTACGCCTACAAGTTCGACTTCCACGGCATTGCCCAAGCGCTGCAGCCGCACCCCACCGAATCCTCCATGTACAAGTACCCCTCGGACCTAGCCTATGTGCCTTCCTACCACGCCCACCAGCAGAAGGTCAACTTTGTATCCCCACACCCTCCATCCATGCCCGTCACCTCCTCCAATTTCTTTGGACCCACCGCTCCATACTGGAGCTCGCCCACTGCGGGCATCTACCCCAACCCAAACGTTCCTCGCCACCCCAACACCCATGTGCCGTCCCACCTGGGTAGTTATTATTAA